One Leptospira wolbachii serovar Codice str. CDC genomic region harbors:
- a CDS encoding AraC family transcriptional regulator gives MKRTAAIPLLLAILTGLGGCLWKPESFYGRNISRNVQFLVPHKTDIPKNCSHESIQSLRSSVWIDNRSADSLRGKREDGGQWVRFELKNDGPVDTYFSILIQWINIPFVELCSEGEDGEIVDSYSGYVWEDWLGLLSPFPHFNVTLKAKENRYFYIYLVSNEDLNFPIRTVSSASYRSIVLFRFLTFLFFSMVGIVSFGWAIAEYLKSKERVYISILIHFLMFFLLVYSVHGKEFASIFGNSNNLVRHSYYIFLSINHFIFFVYLASFDQFVGNRFSKQVLFWIGAFAGFLYLLVPLIPRVYEFRIFLVLSIFGTAAYYLFKTHGSLLAKQESDERAYVFGWFFFLFSVFLKTLFHFDFYPYQPFFIYAAVFYLPFLTAGSFLFLRNYEKRDKSKTRYRSVTTKLDKSEFRSKLETLLGVEKVYLDPECNEEFIASKMGLSYHQLSELINSEYSFNFPSLLNQYRIKEAMVLLNEQPELNIAEVGKLSGFGSRSAFYLEFKKQSGVNPNQFRKNKKPFKDS, from the coding sequence ATGAAACGAACGGCCGCCATCCCCCTTCTATTGGCAATCCTGACCGGATTGGGTGGGTGTTTGTGGAAACCGGAAAGTTTCTATGGACGGAACATAAGCCGAAATGTCCAATTTTTGGTCCCCCACAAGACAGATATTCCCAAAAATTGCAGCCATGAATCTATCCAATCTTTGCGAAGTTCGGTCTGGATAGACAACCGCAGTGCAGACTCCCTTAGGGGAAAACGGGAAGATGGGGGGCAATGGGTCCGGTTTGAGCTAAAGAATGACGGTCCGGTGGATACCTATTTCAGTATCTTAATCCAATGGATCAACATTCCCTTTGTGGAACTTTGTTCGGAAGGGGAAGACGGGGAAATCGTCGATTCCTATAGTGGGTATGTTTGGGAAGATTGGTTGGGATTACTGTCCCCGTTCCCGCATTTCAATGTCACGCTCAAGGCCAAGGAAAATCGCTATTTTTATATATACCTTGTATCGAATGAAGACTTAAACTTCCCCATTCGAACCGTCTCCTCGGCGAGCTATCGTTCCATTGTATTATTTCGTTTTCTAACATTTTTATTTTTTTCGATGGTCGGGATTGTTTCCTTCGGTTGGGCCATTGCAGAATATTTAAAATCAAAAGAAAGGGTCTACATTTCGATCTTAATTCATTTTTTAATGTTTTTCCTTCTGGTGTATTCTGTTCATGGAAAGGAGTTTGCTTCAATATTTGGAAATTCAAATAACTTGGTCAGACATTCTTATTACATTTTTTTATCCATAAACCATTTCATATTTTTTGTCTATCTTGCTTCTTTCGACCAGTTTGTCGGTAATCGTTTCTCAAAACAGGTATTGTTTTGGATCGGTGCGTTTGCAGGATTTTTATATTTACTCGTCCCGTTAATTCCTCGTGTTTATGAATTTAGAATCTTTTTGGTGTTATCTATTTTTGGAACGGCAGCTTACTATTTATTTAAGACTCATGGCTCATTATTAGCAAAGCAAGAAAGTGATGAAAGGGCTTACGTATTTGGATGGTTCTTTTTTCTTTTCTCGGTATTTTTGAAAACGTTGTTTCATTTTGATTTTTATCCATACCAACCATTCTTCATTTATGCTGCAGTTTTCTATCTTCCTTTTTTGACAGCGGGCTCGTTTTTGTTTTTGCGAAATTATGAAAAACGAGATAAGTCAAAAACTAGATACCGTTCTGTTACTACGAAGTTAGATAAAAGTGAATTTCGGAGTAAACTCGAAACTTTGTTAGGTGTTGAAAAGGTGTATCTTGATCCAGAATGTAACGAAGAATTCATTGCTTCTAAAATGGGTTTATCTTACCACCAATTAAGTGAACTGATTAACTCAGAATACAGTTTCAATTTTCCATCGTTGTTAAACCAATATCGAATCAAAGAAGCCATGGTTTTACTGAATGAACAACCAGAACTCAATATTGCTGAAGTTGGCAAACTTTCTGGATTTGGATCCAGATCTGCGTTTTATCTGGAATTTAAAAAACAATCCGGTGTGAATCCGAATCAGTTTCGGAAAAATAAAAAGCCATTTAAAGATAGTTAG
- a CDS encoding lysophospholipid acyltransferase family protein, with the protein MFYYVGRSIGFVLMWVVVKPMRLKYGNKKVEIQNDHILRKLNGKSIILISNHIKPRNKFLKAITMPYDAFVIRGVLKRYGIYTTALTSYDSGIPNKGKKRKWLYRKEQMVKGIVKSIDLIPLNRSESDPVTIKDFKRRIGRGNLGIGIFPEGTWYRGFRKNRKLYPGMVVLSKRYNLPIIPLYLDAYNLNKPIRMSVGNPIWEVTDAPETITYIRSELVRLKDKGTSISVPAETEGNLDMDDDGLEVSPSIS; encoded by the coding sequence ATGTTCTATTATGTGGGAAGATCCATCGGATTTGTGCTTATGTGGGTAGTGGTGAAACCAATGCGTCTGAAGTATGGAAACAAAAAAGTTGAAATTCAAAACGATCATATCTTGCGTAAGTTAAATGGCAAATCCATAATCCTTATTTCAAACCATATCAAACCCAGAAATAAATTTTTAAAAGCGATCACCATGCCTTATGATGCTTTTGTGATTCGTGGTGTTCTCAAACGATATGGAATTTATACAACAGCACTTACAAGTTATGATTCTGGAATTCCCAATAAAGGAAAAAAAAGAAAATGGTTGTATAGAAAAGAACAAATGGTCAAAGGAATAGTAAAGTCCATTGATTTGATTCCGTTGAACCGAAGTGAATCAGATCCTGTTACCATAAAAGATTTTAAACGTCGAATTGGTCGCGGGAATTTAGGGATTGGAATTTTTCCTGAAGGAACTTGGTATCGCGGATTTCGAAAGAATAGAAAACTATATCCTGGTATGGTAGTTCTAAGCAAACGATATAACTTACCAATTATTCCATTGTATTTAGATGCATACAATTTGAACAAACCGATTCGAATGTCTGTTGGGAATCCAATTTGGGAAGTGACCGATGCACCAGAAACAATCACTTACATTCGAAGTGAATTGGTCCGATTAAAAGATAAAGGCACGTCTATTTCGGTTCCAGCAGAAACGGAAGGAAATTTAGATATGGATGATGATGGACTCGAAGTCTCACCAAGCATAAGTTAG
- a CDS encoding sodium-dependent bicarbonate transport family permease, whose protein sequence is MDFHAALNNILNPPVLFFFLGMGVVFFKSDLRITEGVSKFLSLYLLFSIGFKGGHELFKSPFAEEHLMTLIACMFMACFVPIYSYFIFRAKLDHANSAALAGSFGSISAVTFVTAGAFLHSYGYEYQGFIVAGMALMESPAIVLAVIIDRLGKKKSNENLNEKIQWKQLLHEAFFSSSVYILIGALIVGYLSGESGWNTTKPFTEDIFKGLLTFFLLDKGIDAARQMRELKKVGFFLVGSALIIMLINVVIAILLTKIIQMPIGDALMFVVLCASASYIAVPAAMKESIPEANPSIYLTVALSIVFPINIIIGIPLYFYILKVIAGTV, encoded by the coding sequence ATGGATTTCCACGCAGCACTCAACAACATCTTAAACCCACCGGTACTCTTTTTCTTTTTAGGAATGGGTGTCGTATTTTTTAAATCAGACCTACGGATCACGGAAGGGGTCTCCAAGTTCTTATCTTTGTATCTTTTGTTCTCCATCGGCTTCAAAGGTGGCCATGAACTATTTAAGTCTCCCTTTGCAGAAGAACACCTCATGACACTCATCGCCTGTATGTTTATGGCATGTTTTGTTCCGATTTACTCTTACTTCATCTTCAGAGCAAAGTTGGATCATGCAAATTCTGCTGCCCTTGCGGGAAGTTTTGGTTCCATCAGTGCCGTGACCTTTGTAACTGCTGGAGCGTTCCTACACAGTTACGGATATGAATACCAAGGTTTCATTGTGGCTGGAATGGCTCTTATGGAATCACCGGCGATCGTCCTTGCAGTCATCATTGATCGATTAGGCAAAAAGAAAAGTAATGAGAACTTAAATGAAAAAATTCAATGGAAACAATTACTCCATGAAGCTTTCTTTAGTTCTTCCGTTTATATTTTAATTGGAGCACTGATTGTTGGATATTTATCAGGTGAGTCTGGTTGGAATACAACAAAACCATTCACTGAAGATATTTTCAAAGGATTACTCACCTTCTTCCTATTAGATAAAGGAATTGATGCCGCAAGACAAATGCGCGAATTGAAAAAAGTTGGTTTTTTTCTCGTAGGATCGGCACTCATCATCATGTTGATTAACGTAGTAATTGCAATCCTACTAACTAAAATCATTCAAATGCCAATTGGTGATGCCCTTATGTTTGTGGTTTTGTGTGCCTCTGCATCTTACATCGCAGTACCGGCAGCAATGAAGGAATCCATTCCAGAAGCAAACCCAAGTATCTACCTAACGGTTGCTTTATCGATTGTATTTCCTATCAACATCATTATCGGAATCCCTTTATACTTTTACATTCTGAAAGTGATCGCAGGAACCGTTTAG
- a CDS encoding class I SAM-dependent methyltransferase, whose translation MSENLYTQKISIQDEMPRLSAQANLLKLLLDPFLDSISFEKELGDALDAGAGPGVLTSFLMKKNPNLHWSACDISEEMVQYCKLVHPKVDWKVSDVRSLDYPDNHFDFIFNSMVLIHIKEPERALKEFYRVLKPGGKILIHCPNDKSFTGPKVLLDMVAKHATIHPADRYVMEKVPEIMERLGFKLSARTDFIASNDGNDDKPLVDYPKIHLGMMTGWSMMSFMGHPDGMQDLYSQLQSEYMSNRVKFTIKLETHLYQK comes from the coding sequence TTGAGCGAAAACCTATACACACAAAAAATATCCATCCAAGATGAGATGCCAAGGTTATCCGCGCAGGCCAATCTTCTGAAACTCCTACTTGATCCTTTTTTGGATTCTATTTCCTTCGAAAAAGAATTAGGGGATGCGTTGGACGCAGGTGCCGGCCCTGGAGTGCTTACCAGTTTCTTAATGAAAAAGAATCCTAATCTCCATTGGTCTGCTTGTGACATTTCCGAAGAGATGGTGCAGTATTGCAAACTTGTACACCCAAAAGTAGACTGGAAGGTCTCTGATGTCCGTTCTCTCGATTACCCGGACAACCATTTTGATTTTATCTTCAATTCAATGGTTCTCATCCATATCAAAGAACCTGAAAGGGCCCTGAAAGAATTCTACCGGGTGTTAAAACCAGGGGGAAAGATTCTGATTCATTGTCCCAACGATAAATCCTTCACCGGCCCCAAAGTTCTTTTGGACATGGTGGCAAAACATGCTACGATTCATCCGGCGGATCGTTATGTGATGGAAAAGGTTCCTGAAATTATGGAACGATTGGGTTTTAAATTATCGGCAAGAACAGACTTTATTGCATCCAATGATGGCAATGATGATAAACCATTGGTGGACTACCCAAAAATTCATTTGGGAATGATGACAGGTTGGTCGATGATGTCCTTTATGGGTCATCCGGATGGAATGCAAGATTTGTATTCCCAACTTCAATCAGAGTATATGTCCAATCGTGTAAAATTCACGATCAAACTTGAAACGCATTTATACCAAAAATAG
- a CDS encoding TetR/AcrR family transcriptional regulator, producing the protein MLEASNKQRRIRNSLSREEIRNVSLLILKEEGLDGLSMRKIANRLGCSVASPYSYYESQIDLVQDLIKSGEDELLSMLKKGSAEVETGSAFQQLAAIARSYFNFASNNRELHKVMFVTDYGGVHRKAFPQLPKSYRFFLETVRIGFESGEIPYPKNEYPAIARMMWSWMYGVIVLDMTGMLRKRKGSGNPIEEGISYFQKLLSKK; encoded by the coding sequence ATGTTGGAAGCTTCAAACAAACAAAGACGGATTCGCAACAGCCTCTCTCGTGAGGAAATTAGAAACGTTTCCCTCCTGATTTTAAAAGAAGAAGGATTGGACGGTCTCTCTATGCGAAAGATTGCCAACAGGCTCGGTTGCAGCGTTGCCAGTCCCTATTCGTATTATGAAAGCCAAATCGACTTAGTCCAAGATTTAATCAAATCGGGGGAAGATGAACTTCTCTCCATGTTGAAAAAAGGAAGTGCCGAGGTGGAAACTGGTTCTGCCTTCCAACAATTGGCCGCCATAGCTCGCTCCTATTTTAACTTTGCAAGTAATAACCGCGAATTACACAAAGTGATGTTTGTGACCGACTATGGTGGAGTCCATAGAAAGGCCTTCCCACAACTGCCAAAAAGTTACCGTTTCTTTTTAGAAACAGTACGCATTGGTTTTGAATCTGGTGAAATTCCTTATCCAAAAAATGAATACCCTGCCATCGCTCGTATGATGTGGAGTTGGATGTATGGAGTGATAGTTTTGGACATGACGGGAATGCTTCGCAAACGAAAAGGTTCTGGAAATCCCATTGAAGAAGGGATTTCCTATTTCCAAAAACTTCTTAGCAAAAAATAA
- a CDS encoding alginate export family protein, translated as MYISKGYFYFLLLAVFLPLTVSMATPTETQNSDGTTVTPKPYVSSMKEKGIDPEYNRHMFVEPELSKHSANSQQFWLNDVLRFGLYLRPRQESRYNLDFNASDKGYIDRTVQTSSIYFIFDPSPYIQAKVTLQDARVWGGESPASSGDIRANFFNNTADIYSKNQTNAVSLNQTGVREAFLTLNQLPLHSKLQVGRQIWAYGDQRMIGGGNWTVNGLSFDGARLMFNYDNFKIHFLMARPYWTQSGTNGVVSANDPKLNSAATGTDTTLIGTYNSFTIPDWVTLDLYSLGVVRKWKKNSYNSITGLPASSSDDPLAANRSRQNQNLITTGFRLTNRTKGNFLPEGKSWDFTWESAFQTGTSGRRIQDPYLKEYLPNEYDNSRTEREKYTGQMHVFQTGYTIFKKLRLGGQVLYASGDKNRADGSISTFQTLANPRFGVIPYFNSVAGISENINAQNLYSKSVSITYQTESFGEFQVTYFQNDKAEKQDAWYAISGAANSTSSLGEKNSYPVSADKGSTENYSNNSYSSPYALGKRIYTEVDVTWHGQINDFVSLWMGFGYLNAGDSIRNYRNSKIQYNTTTQSFEWNQNYLQGKNQLARDAYMAYAQINAAF; from the coding sequence ATGTATATTTCAAAAGGTTATTTCTATTTTCTACTGTTAGCGGTATTTTTACCGCTGACAGTTTCAATGGCCACTCCCACAGAAACACAAAACTCTGACGGAACAACAGTAACTCCTAAACCCTATGTTTCTTCCATGAAAGAGAAGGGAATTGATCCTGAATATAACCGTCACATGTTTGTAGAGCCCGAGTTATCCAAACATTCAGCAAATTCACAGCAATTCTGGTTAAACGATGTATTACGGTTTGGTTTATATTTACGGCCCAGACAAGAATCCAGATACAATTTAGATTTCAATGCTTCTGACAAAGGTTATATTGATAGAACTGTTCAAACATCCTCTATTTATTTTATTTTTGATCCAAGTCCTTATATACAAGCAAAAGTAACCCTCCAAGATGCTCGCGTTTGGGGAGGAGAATCACCCGCTTCCTCTGGTGACATTCGTGCCAACTTCTTTAACAACACTGCGGATATTTATTCTAAAAATCAAACCAATGCAGTCTCCCTAAACCAAACAGGCGTAAGGGAAGCTTTTTTAACATTGAACCAACTTCCCCTTCATTCAAAATTACAAGTAGGACGACAAATTTGGGCTTACGGCGACCAACGAATGATTGGTGGTGGGAACTGGACTGTCAATGGACTTTCCTTTGATGGGGCTAGGCTCATGTTTAATTACGACAATTTTAAAATCCATTTTTTAATGGCAAGGCCCTACTGGACCCAAAGCGGGACTAATGGAGTCGTATCGGCTAACGATCCAAAATTAAACTCCGCTGCTACAGGAACAGACACCACCTTAATTGGAACCTATAATAGTTTTACCATTCCTGATTGGGTTACTTTGGATCTTTATAGTTTGGGAGTGGTTCGGAAATGGAAAAAAAATTCTTACAATTCCATCACTGGTCTACCCGCATCTTCTAGTGATGATCCACTGGCTGCCAACCGAAGTAGACAAAACCAAAACTTGATCACCACCGGGTTTCGCCTCACCAACAGAACCAAAGGAAACTTTCTTCCTGAAGGAAAATCTTGGGATTTTACATGGGAATCTGCCTTCCAAACAGGAACTAGCGGGCGACGGATCCAAGACCCATATCTAAAAGAATACCTTCCTAATGAATATGATAACTCAAGAACCGAAAGAGAAAAGTACACAGGCCAGATGCACGTTTTTCAAACGGGATATACCATTTTCAAAAAACTAAGATTAGGTGGTCAAGTCCTGTATGCATCCGGTGACAAAAATAGAGCCGATGGTTCCATATCCACATTCCAAACTTTAGCCAATCCGAGATTTGGAGTGATCCCCTATTTCAATAGTGTGGCAGGGATTTCAGAAAATATCAACGCTCAGAACCTCTATTCTAAATCGGTGAGTATTACTTACCAAACAGAATCCTTTGGTGAATTCCAAGTTACCTACTTTCAAAATGATAAAGCAGAAAAACAAGATGCATGGTATGCCATCAGTGGTGCTGCCAACTCCACAAGTTCTTTGGGTGAAAAAAATTCTTATCCAGTATCGGCTGACAAAGGTAGTACGGAAAACTATTCCAATAATTCCTATTCGTCGCCGTATGCGTTGGGAAAACGAATTTATACAGAAGTGGATGTAACTTGGCACGGACAAATCAATGATTTTGTTTCTCTATGGATGGGATTTGGGTATTTGAATGCAGGAGACTCCATCCGCAACTATCGAAATAGCAAAATCCAATACAACACAACCACACAATCCTTTGAATGGAACCAAAACTACCTGCAAGGCAAAAACCAACTGGCTCGTGATGCTTATATGGCTTATGCTCAAATCAATGCTGCTTTTTAA
- a CDS encoding LIC_13355 family lipoprotein — translation MQLLTRLKRLCHFILLVFVSFAYCKKSSASAEENFAALLPLLNLVSNVNFCPKTPLPAEIHIATTVISANANVAGFSDAKKAVNGICGAGELVGSLDVYALDITGPGATMVLSWGGKTVKNVSGDDFIVYDNSFRISDETNTYAMDPSVIQVSIDGTNFCGFNPSYTGASVNLMNSWLRFGGLRPVYFNMTTKPFTNEDLFANTGGSFLLGGGDGFDLNNLDDTDPNDIGCDSTLANQIKASGFKFLKITSAANVDNPNTPGSKFPWPPGSYNGSDIDGVVARELQ, via the coding sequence ATGCAATTACTTACAAGATTAAAAAGATTATGTCATTTCATCCTGTTGGTCTTTGTATCTTTCGCCTACTGTAAAAAATCTTCTGCTTCGGCAGAAGAGAATTTTGCTGCGTTACTGCCATTACTCAATTTAGTTTCCAATGTAAACTTCTGTCCTAAGACTCCACTCCCCGCAGAGATTCATATTGCTACAACAGTTATTAGTGCAAACGCAAACGTTGCCGGTTTTTCGGACGCAAAAAAAGCAGTGAACGGAATCTGTGGTGCCGGCGAGTTAGTTGGTTCTCTCGATGTCTATGCCTTGGACATCACAGGGCCAGGAGCCACAATGGTTCTCAGTTGGGGTGGAAAAACTGTGAAGAATGTATCAGGTGATGACTTCATTGTTTATGATAATAGTTTTCGCATCTCCGACGAGACAAATACTTATGCAATGGATCCGTCCGTCATACAAGTTTCCATTGACGGTACTAATTTCTGCGGATTTAATCCTAGTTATACGGGTGCTAGTGTCAACTTAATGAATAGCTGGTTACGTTTTGGTGGACTCAGACCAGTCTATTTCAATATGACCACCAAACCATTTACAAACGAAGACTTATTTGCCAATACCGGTGGATCATTTTTGTTAGGTGGTGGTGACGGCTTCGATTTGAACAATTTAGATGATACAGATCCCAATGATATAGGCTGCGATTCCACACTTGCGAACCAAATCAAAGCGAGTGGATTCAAATTTTTAAAAATTACTTCGGCTGCCAACGTTGATAATCCGAATACCCCTGGCTCCAAGTTTCCATGGCCCCCAGGTAGTTATAATGGCAGCGATATCGATGGGGTGGTGGCTCGCGAATTACAATAA
- a CDS encoding slr1658 superfamily regulator — protein sequence MNQKTPIIIGEYHIIPENLPADGQLRLIFQPIDMTTYWRRCGLTANFVAGFYSYCYEASETKANSLSTIINELLENASKFSKAREGRINVELKQYGNLLRIDVLNVASKTLRDSFELFVNKLLSENVEEMYFSTLETKEDSDTKSGLGLLMMLKDYPVRFGYSFHEIDADTHEITVRAIINVEEI from the coding sequence TTGAATCAAAAAACACCCATCATTATCGGGGAATACCACATCATTCCAGAAAATTTGCCTGCTGATGGCCAACTCCGATTGATCTTCCAACCAATCGATATGACTACGTATTGGAGGCGATGTGGGCTCACTGCAAACTTTGTTGCCGGATTTTACTCCTATTGTTACGAAGCTAGTGAAACCAAAGCCAACTCCCTCTCTACAATCATTAACGAACTTCTTGAAAATGCTTCTAAATTTTCGAAAGCGAGAGAAGGTAGAATTAACGTAGAATTGAAACAATACGGAAATCTTTTAAGAATTGATGTTTTAAATGTGGCGTCAAAAACCTTACGAGATAGTTTTGAGCTTTTTGTAAACAAACTCTTGTCGGAGAACGTGGAGGAGATGTATTTTTCTACACTCGAAACCAAAGAAGATAGTGATACCAAGTCTGGTCTGGGCCTACTCATGATGTTAAAGGACTACCCAGTTCGTTTTGGTTATAGTTTTCATGAAATCGATGCCGATACTCATGAAATCACGGTAAGAGCAATTATCAACGTAGAAGAGATATAA